The Arachis hypogaea cultivar Tifrunner chromosome 14, arahy.Tifrunner.gnm2.J5K5, whole genome shotgun sequence genome has a segment encoding these proteins:
- the LOC114927609 gene encoding TMV resistance protein N-like, translated as MAGSSSLSDEGAALSSHFKCDVFLSFRGHTRREFTDALYHALVNKRIETFRDRENLRTGEELEGALVEAIERSRMSIVILCDEYPTSKWCLDELVKIMECSHNGTKRPVLPVYYYVEESDVQPWGVIIDNIVEEVSRRLPSIPLYIDRPLGLDSQLEEAKSLLEVDSHAACFMLGIHGDGELRKFVLELYNEIRGHFKAGSFLSNVSEKTKRGGLEGLQKTLLSEMGEEVKTEIGSISRGSSEIRQRLGQKRVLLVLDDVDSIQPLESLAGAGDWFGPGSRIITTRRNDGVLDKHALKKGVEIKKFCFDEGEFEGMQSDDKQKRYVV; from the exons ATGGCAGGTTCCTCATCATTATCAGATGAAGGTGCAGCATTATCATCACATTTCAAGTGTGATGTTTTTCTGAGCTTCAGAGGCCACACAAGACGCGAATTCACAGACGCACTCTATCATGCTTTGGTCAACAAAAGAATCGAGACTTTCAGAGATAGAGAGAATCTGAGAACAGGCGAGGAACTGGAAGGTGCTCTTGTTGAAGCAATTGAAAGATCAAGGATGTCAATTGTTATACTGTGTGATGAGTATCCAACTTCCAAGTGGTGCCTTGATGAACTCGTCAAGATCATGGAGTGTTCCCACAACGGAACAAAGCGACCGGTGTTACCAGTTTATTACTATGTGGAAGAATCAGATGTGCA ACCTTGGGGTGTGATTATTGACAACATTGTTGAAGAGGTCTCAAGGAGACTTCCTTCTATTCCTTTATATATTGATCGCCCACTTGGATTAGATTCTCAGCTTGAAGAGGCGAAATCACTTCTAGAGGTTGATTCTCATGCTGCCTGTTTCATGCTGGGAATTCATGGAGatggtgaactaagaaaatttgtTTTGGAGCTATATAATGAGATTAGAGGTCATTTTAAAGCTGGAAGTTTTCTTTCTAATGTtagtgaaaaaacaaaaagaggtGGCCTAGAAGGTCTGCAAAAAACACTTTTATCTGAGATGGGAGAGGAAGTGAAGACTGAGATAGGAAGCATATCCAGAGGATCCTCTGAAATTAGACAAAGGCTTGGCCAAAAGAGAGTTCTTCTAGTTTTGGATGATGTTGATAGCATACAACCATTGGAATCATTAGCAGGGGCAGGTGATTGGTTTGGTCCTGGTAGTAGGATCATTACAACAAGAAGAAATGATGGTGTACTAGATAAGCATGCATTAAAAAAGGGTGTTGAGATTAAGAAATTTTGCTTCGATGAAGGTGAATTCGAAGGCATGCAATCAGATGACAAACAAAAGAGGTATGTTGTGTAA
- the LOC112798108 gene encoding toMV susceptible protein tm-2-like: MAGSSSSDQGVSHFKYDVFLSFRGYTRLRFTDALYHALINNGIDTFRDNDKLRIGKELEGALLEAIESSRMSILIPCDEYPTSKWCLDELVKIMECSENGRKRPVLPVYYYVERSDVQYQLNEYAKAMTAHEEKGRYNHKLEAWRSALSEVGKIYGQRCDQNTPFGMAINKIVEEVIKRLPPLPLYIHRPLGCDSELEEAKSLLQIGSSHACRLMLGIHGDGDLSQFVAELYNKIRCDFASASFLSGISKKTNASGGGLEDLQKTLLSEMKEKVKNKIGSTFSGSFEIKRRLGKKGVLLILDDVDNIQQLKSLAGEIDWFGPGSRIIITTRYEDVLDEHAGVDIKKYRFDEGEFEGNGGSSTMMEENVVGLEEDFNVIINQLKEEDSARNVVSIVGMGGLGKTTLARKVYNSDEARELFPCRAWATVSKECMPTEVFKELLKCLKVPEADYENAGEEKLKDMVRKRLNGKKYLVVLDDVWEANVWDKLKGPLPDNNNGSMILVTTRNDQMANYTRSKEPHHQLHLLDEDQSWEMFRNKVFGREECPPPLELIGRSIAFESCKGLPLAIKTIAGIVAKKERSEDAWEEIKNLLPYWSVAEDKEGEEMMKILKYSYDDLSEKMKPCFLYLGVFLEDAEILVRDLIQLWMSEDFIKPIQTGRRLIEPEDIGEQYLKELVDRNLVQVVKRRSDGKGVKACQIHDLIRDLCILVSNDNPDNSNNARTFTFSRSEGSYACSVTCNHSSTCSLFVYGDVDGWSHHIPEGCPVNVLYLNGFDGLPNEKNAEDLERLKSLKFLKMDCLVLHRLFKLQSLQTIQVNCIWKPKKISVDEGLKQMRHFRCPGLGGEQLLLDERVKERMQNFQTLCYVYADSQLGLLLNNGYFPNLRTLGLLISEDECQLVDENLRSLLRLSELRKLKLVFLNVFERVPLGKIRFPSNLTKIVLACKDFNDQDMNALGRIRSLQILKLHQIICEQYVLNCGGAGSFPQLQVLIMIGVSVSSVTLEAGAMSRLRSAVFRQCLGLTLQSLPERMLSLEFDLHFIEPDSDDDDERRRRLR; this comes from the exons ATGGCAGGTTCCTCATCATCAGATCAAGGTGTATCACATTTCAAGTATGATGTTTTTCTGAGCTTTAGAGGCTACACAAGACTCAGATTCACAGACGCACTCTATCATGCTTTGATCAACAACGGAATCGACACCTTCAGAGATAACGACAAGCTGAGAATAGGCAAGGAGCTGGAAGGTGCTCTTCTAGAAGCAATTGAAAGTTCAAGGATGTCAATTCTTATACCGTGTGATGAGTATCCAACCTCCAAGTGGTGCCTTGATGAACTCGTCAAGATCATGGAATGTTCGGAGAATGGTAGGAAGCGACCGGTGTTACCAGTGTACTACTATGTGGAAAGATCAGATGTGCAGTACCAGCTCAACGAATATGCAAAAGCCATGACTGCTCATGAAGAaaaaggcagatacaatcacaaGTTGGAAGCATGGAGGTCAGCCTTGTCTGAAGTAGGCAAGATTTATGGTCAACGCTGTGATCAGAATAC ACCATTTGGTATGGCTATTAACAAGATTGTCGAAGAGGTCATAAAAAGACTTCCTCCTTTGCCTCTGTATATTCACCGTCCACTTGGATGTGATTCTGAACTTGAAGAGGCAAAATCACTTCTACAGATTGGTTCATCTCATGCTTGCCGTTTGATGCTGGGAATTCATGGAGATGGTGACCTAAGTCAATTTGTTGCGGAGTTGTATAACAAGATTAGGTGTGACTTTGCATCTGCAAGTTTTCTTTCCGGTATCAGTAAGAAAACAAATGCAAGTGGCGGTGGCCTAGAAGATCTACAAAAAACGCTTCTTTCTGAGATGAAAGAGAAGGTAAAGAATAAGATCGGAAGCACATTCAGTGGATCTTTTGAAATAAAACGAAGACTAGGCAAAAAAGGAGTTCTTCTGATTTTGGATGATGTTGATAATATACAACAACTGAAATCACTAGCTGGAGAAATCGATTGGTTTGGTCCTGGCAGTAGGATCATCATAACAACAAGATATGAAGATGTGCTAGATGAGCATGCTGGTGTTGATATTAAGAAATATCGCTTCGATGAAGGTGAATTCGAAGGCAACGGAGGAAGCTCTACTATGATGGAAGAAAATGTAGTGGGATTGGAGGAAGACTTCAATGTAATAAttaatcaactcaaagaagaagATTCTGCTAGGAATGTTGTTTCCATTGTTGGCATGGGTGGGTTGGGCAAGACTACCCTTGCCCGAAAGGTCTACAATAGCGATGAGGCCAGAGAGCTATTTCCTTGCCGCGCATGGGCAACCGTTTCCAAAGAGTGCATGCCAACGGAAGTTTTCAAAGAACTTCTCAAGTGTTTGAAGGTACCCGAAGCTGACTATGAAAATGCAGGTGAAGAGAAGTTGAAAGATATGGTGAGAAAACGTTTGAATGGGAAAAAGTATTTGGTAGTGCTTGACGATGTATGGGAAGCAAACGTATGGGACAAGCTAAAGGGTCCTTTACCGGATAACAACAATGGCAGCATGATACTAGTAACTACTCGTAATGATCAAATGGCGAATTATACAAGGTCAAAGGAGCCTCACCACCAACTACACTTGTTGGATGAAGATCAAAGTTGGGAAATGTTTCGCAATAAGGTGTTTGGCAGAGAAGAGTGTCCTCCTCctttagagcttattggaagatCAATTGCTTTCGAAAGCTGCAAAGGTTTACCATTGGCTATCAAAACCATAGCCGGGATTGTCGCGAAGAAGGAGAGATCAGAGGATGCATGGGAAGAAATCAAGAACCTGCTCCCTTACTGGTCTGTTGCTGAAGACAAGGAAGGTGAAGAGATGATGAAGATATTGAAGTATAGCTACGATGATCTGTCTGAGAAAATGAAGCCATGCTTCCTATATCTTGGTGTGTTTCTTGAAGATGCAGAGATTCTGGTGAGAGACTTAATCCAACTTTGGATGTCAGAAGACTTCATAAAGCCAATCCAAACTGGAAGAAGATTGATAGAACCTGAAGATATTGGTGAGCAATACTTGAAGGAGCTGGTGGATCGTAACTTGGTACAGGTTGTGAAGAGGAGGAGTGATGGCAAAGGCGTGAAAGCATGTCAGATCCACGACCTCATCCGCGATCTGTGCATATTGGTGAGTAACGACAACCCTGATAACAGTAACAATGCTCGCACGTTTACCTTTTCCAGGAGCGAAGGATCCTATGCATGTTCGGTAACATGTAATCATTCAAGCACTTGTTCCTTGTTCGTTTATGGAGATGTCGACGGGTGGTCACATCATATTCCAGAAGGTTGCCCAGTTAATGTGCTATATTTGAATGGATTCGATGGGTTACCAAATGAAAAGAATGCTGAGGACTTGGAGAGGTTGAAAAGCCTCAAGTTCTTGAAAATGGATTGTCTTGTTCTACATCGGTTATTTAAGCTTCAGAGTTTACAAACAATACAAGTAAATTGCATTTGGAAGCCAAAGAAAATAAGTGTTGATGAGGGGTTAAAGCAAATGAGACATTTTCGTTGCCCCGGGCTCGGTGGTGAGCAGTTGTTGTTAGATGAAAGGGTAAAAGAGAGAATGCAGAATTTCCAAACCCTGTGTTATGTTTATGCAGATTCACAATTAGGGCTCCTACTCAACAATGGCTACTTTCCCAACTTGAGAACACTGGGTTTACTGATAAGTGAAGACGAATGTCAATTAGTAGACGAAAACTTGAGGAGCCTGCTCCGCCTAAGCGAGCTACGTAAACTGAAACTTGTTTTTCTTAACGTCTTTGAAAGAGTTCCATTAGGTAAAATTAGATTTCCGTCAAATCTTACCAAGATTGTCTTGGCTTGTAAGGATTTCAATGACCAAGACATGAATGCTTTGGGACGGATTCGAAgccttcaaattttaaaattacatcaAATAATATGTGAGCAATATGTCCTTAATTGTGGTGGGGCTGGGAGCTTTCCGCAGCTTCAAGTGTTAATCATGATAGGTGTGAGTGTCTCAAGTGTTACATTAGAAGCTGGTGCGATGTCTAGACTTCGAAGTGCTGTCTTTCGTCAGTGCTTAGGCTTGACGTTGCAGTCCCTTCCTGAACGAATGCTTTCCCTTGAATTTGACTTGCATTTTATTGAACCtgattctgatgatgatgatgagagacGACGACGACTACGATGA